A DNA window from Canis lupus dingo isolate Sandy chromosome 2, ASM325472v2, whole genome shotgun sequence contains the following coding sequences:
- the MTHFR gene encoding methylenetetrahydrofolate reductase isoform X4, whose protein sequence is MGAGGPLFIDVTWHPAGDPGSDKETSSMMIASTAVNYCGLETILHMTCCCQSREQITGYLHKAKRLGLKNILALRGDPVGDQWEEEEGGFSYAADLVRHIRSEFGDYFDICVAGYPKGHPDAGSFEADLKYLKEKVSAGADFIITQLFFEADTFFHFVKACSEIGITCPILPGIFPIQGYHSLRQLVKLSKLEVPQQIKDVIEPIKDNDAAIRNYGIEQAVSLCQELLTSGLVPGLHFYTLNREMATTEVLKRLGMWIEDPRRPLPWAVSAHPKRREEDVRPIFWASRPKSYIYRTQEWDEFPNGRWGNSSSPAFGELKDYYLFYLKSKSPREELLKMWGEELTSEESVFEVFARYLSGEPNQHGYKVTCLPWNDEPLAAETSLMKEELLRVNRQGILTINSQPNINGKPSSDPIVGWGPSGGYVFQKAYLEFFTSRETVGALLQVLKKYELRVNYHIVDVKGENITNAPELQPNAVTWGIFPGREIIQPTVVDPVSFMFWKDEAFALWIEQWGKLYEEESPSRMIIQYIHDNYFLVNLVDNEFPLDNCLWQVVEDTFELLKGPSPEREAEAV, encoded by the exons ATGGGGGCAGGTGGCCCCCTCTTCATAGATGTGACCTGGCACCCGGCAGGGGACCCTGGCTCAGACAAGGAGACGTCCTCCATGATGATTGCCAGCACCGCCGTGAACTACTGTGGCCTGGAGACCATCCTGCACATGACCTGCTGCTGTCAGAGCCGGGAGCAGATCACAGGCTATCTGCACAAGGCCAAGCGGCTGGGCCTGAAGAACATCTTGGCGCTGAGGGGAG ACCCCGTGGGCGACcagtgggaagaggaggaaggaggcttCAGCTATGCCGCGGACTTGGTGAGGCACATCCGAAGCGAGTTTGGGGACTACTTTGACATCTGTGTGGCAG GTTACCCCAAAGGCCACCCCGACGCAGGGAGCTTTGAGGCCGACCTGAAGTACTTGAAGGAGAAGGTATCCGCAGGAGCCGACTTCATCATCACCCAGCTTTTCTTTGAGGCTGACACATTCTTCCACTTTGTTAAGGCTTGCAGCGAGATAGGCATAACCTGCCCCATCCTCCCCGGAATCTTTCCTATTCAG GGCTACCACTCCCTTCGGCAGCTCGTGAAACTGTCCAAGCTGGAGGTACCGCAGCAGATCAAAGATGTGATTGAGCCAATCAAAGACAATGATGCTGCGATCCGTAACTATGGCATCGAGCAGGCTGTGAGCCTGTGCCAGGAGCTTCTGACCAGTGGCTTGGTGCCAGGCCTCCACTTCTACACCCTCAACCGCGAGATGGCCACCACAGAGGTGCTGAAGCGCCTGGGCATGTGGATCGAGGACCCCAG gcgtcccctaccCTGGGCTGTCAGTGCCCACCCCAAGCGCAGGGAGGAAGATGTACGCCCCATTTTCTGGGCCTCCAGACCAAAGAGTTACATCTACCGTACACAAGAGTGGGATGAGTTCCCCAATGGCCGCTG GGGCAACTCCTCCTCTCCAGCCTTCGGGGAGCTGAAGGACTACTACCTCTTCTACCTGAAGAGCAAGTCCCCGAGGGAGGAGCTACTGAAGATGTGGGGGGAGGAGCTGACCAGTGAAGAAAGTGTCTTTGAAGTCTTTGCTCGCTACCTCTCGGGAGAGCCCAACCAGCACGGCTACAAG GTGACTTGCCTGCCCTGGAATGACGAGCCCTTGGCGGCCGAGACCAGCCTGATGAAGGAGGAGCTGCTGCGAGTGAACCGGCAGGGCATCCTCACCATCAACTCCCAGCCCAACATTAACGGGAAACCATCCTCTGACCCCATCGTGGGCTGGGGCCCCAGTGGGGGCTATGTCTTCCAGAAG GCCTACTTGGAGTTCTTCACTTCCCGCGAGACGGTGGGGGCGCTTCTGCAGGTGCTGAAGAAGTATGAGCTCCGGGTTAATTACCACATCGTGGACGTGAAG ggTGAAAACATCACCAATGCGCCTGAGCTGCAGCCCAATGCCGTCACTTGGGGCATCTTCCCGGGGCGGGAGATCATCCAGCCTACAGTGGTAGACCCTGTCAGCTTCATGTTCTGGAAG GATGAAGCCTTCGCCCTGTGGATCGAGCAGTGGGGCAAGCTGTATGAGGAGGAGTCCCCGTCCCGCATGATCATCCAGTACATCCACGACAACTACTTCCTGGTCAACCTGGTGGACAATGAGTTTCCGCTGGACAACTGCCTGTGGCAAGTGGTGGAAGACACGTTTGAACTTCTCAAGGGGCCCTCaccagagcgagaggcagaggcCGTATGA
- the MTHFR gene encoding methylenetetrahydrofolate reductase isoform X3, whose translation MFKCPVIAGQTGTCAHLWLLRLVPELWPCSGEPLLATLRIPCTFDHQNILSPKITNCKHFGKAAVLLSHKRVALLTSGDPGSDKETSSMMIASTAVNYCGLETILHMTCCCQSREQITGYLHKAKRLGLKNILALRGDPVGDQWEEEEGGFSYAADLVRHIRSEFGDYFDICVAGYPKGHPDAGSFEADLKYLKEKVSAGADFIITQLFFEADTFFHFVKACSEIGITCPILPGIFPIQGYHSLRQLVKLSKLEVPQQIKDVIEPIKDNDAAIRNYGIEQAVSLCQELLTSGLVPGLHFYTLNREMATTEVLKRLGMWIEDPRRPLPWAVSAHPKRREEDVRPIFWASRPKSYIYRTQEWDEFPNGRWGNSSSPAFGELKDYYLFYLKSKSPREELLKMWGEELTSEESVFEVFARYLSGEPNQHGYKVTCLPWNDEPLAAETSLMKEELLRVNRQGILTINSQPNINGKPSSDPIVGWGPSGGYVFQKAYLEFFTSRETVGALLQVLKKYELRVNYHIVDVKGENITNAPELQPNAVTWGIFPGREIIQPTVVDPVSFMFWKDEAFALWIEQWGKLYEEESPSRMIIQYIHDNYFLVNLVDNEFPLDNCLWQVVEDTFELLKGPSPEREAEAV comes from the exons ATGTTTAAATGCCCTGTTATAGCTGGTCAGACAGGCACGTGTGCGCACCTGTGGCTCTTGCGTCTCGTTCCGGAGCTGTGGCCATGTTCT GGCGAGCCTCTGCTTGCCACTCTGAGAATTCCCTGTACCTTTGATCATCAAAATATCTTATCACCCAAGATAACAAACTGCAAGCACTTTGGAAAGGCTGCAGTGCTGCTCTCTCACAAAAGGGTTGCATTGTTGACATCAG GGGACCCTGGCTCAGACAAGGAGACGTCCTCCATGATGATTGCCAGCACCGCCGTGAACTACTGTGGCCTGGAGACCATCCTGCACATGACCTGCTGCTGTCAGAGCCGGGAGCAGATCACAGGCTATCTGCACAAGGCCAAGCGGCTGGGCCTGAAGAACATCTTGGCGCTGAGGGGAG ACCCCGTGGGCGACcagtgggaagaggaggaaggaggcttCAGCTATGCCGCGGACTTGGTGAGGCACATCCGAAGCGAGTTTGGGGACTACTTTGACATCTGTGTGGCAG GTTACCCCAAAGGCCACCCCGACGCAGGGAGCTTTGAGGCCGACCTGAAGTACTTGAAGGAGAAGGTATCCGCAGGAGCCGACTTCATCATCACCCAGCTTTTCTTTGAGGCTGACACATTCTTCCACTTTGTTAAGGCTTGCAGCGAGATAGGCATAACCTGCCCCATCCTCCCCGGAATCTTTCCTATTCAG GGCTACCACTCCCTTCGGCAGCTCGTGAAACTGTCCAAGCTGGAGGTACCGCAGCAGATCAAAGATGTGATTGAGCCAATCAAAGACAATGATGCTGCGATCCGTAACTATGGCATCGAGCAGGCTGTGAGCCTGTGCCAGGAGCTTCTGACCAGTGGCTTGGTGCCAGGCCTCCACTTCTACACCCTCAACCGCGAGATGGCCACCACAGAGGTGCTGAAGCGCCTGGGCATGTGGATCGAGGACCCCAG gcgtcccctaccCTGGGCTGTCAGTGCCCACCCCAAGCGCAGGGAGGAAGATGTACGCCCCATTTTCTGGGCCTCCAGACCAAAGAGTTACATCTACCGTACACAAGAGTGGGATGAGTTCCCCAATGGCCGCTG GGGCAACTCCTCCTCTCCAGCCTTCGGGGAGCTGAAGGACTACTACCTCTTCTACCTGAAGAGCAAGTCCCCGAGGGAGGAGCTACTGAAGATGTGGGGGGAGGAGCTGACCAGTGAAGAAAGTGTCTTTGAAGTCTTTGCTCGCTACCTCTCGGGAGAGCCCAACCAGCACGGCTACAAG GTGACTTGCCTGCCCTGGAATGACGAGCCCTTGGCGGCCGAGACCAGCCTGATGAAGGAGGAGCTGCTGCGAGTGAACCGGCAGGGCATCCTCACCATCAACTCCCAGCCCAACATTAACGGGAAACCATCCTCTGACCCCATCGTGGGCTGGGGCCCCAGTGGGGGCTATGTCTTCCAGAAG GCCTACTTGGAGTTCTTCACTTCCCGCGAGACGGTGGGGGCGCTTCTGCAGGTGCTGAAGAAGTATGAGCTCCGGGTTAATTACCACATCGTGGACGTGAAG ggTGAAAACATCACCAATGCGCCTGAGCTGCAGCCCAATGCCGTCACTTGGGGCATCTTCCCGGGGCGGGAGATCATCCAGCCTACAGTGGTAGACCCTGTCAGCTTCATGTTCTGGAAG GATGAAGCCTTCGCCCTGTGGATCGAGCAGTGGGGCAAGCTGTATGAGGAGGAGTCCCCGTCCCGCATGATCATCCAGTACATCCACGACAACTACTTCCTGGTCAACCTGGTGGACAATGAGTTTCCGCTGGACAACTGCCTGTGGCAAGTGGTGGAAGACACGTTTGAACTTCTCAAGGGGCCCTCaccagagcgagaggcagaggcCGTATGA
- the MTHFR gene encoding methylenetetrahydrofolate reductase isoform X2 → MVKEPRGDGDGGPTPRSEGSSSGSESSKDSSRCSTPGLDPERHERLREKMRRRMESGDRWFSLEFFPPRTAEGAVNLISRFDRMGAGGPLFIDVTWHPAGDPGSDKETSSMMIASTAVNYCGLETILHMTCCCQSREQITGYLHKAKRLGLKNILALRGDPVGDQWEEEEGGFSYAADLVRHIRSEFGDYFDICVAGYPKGHPDAGSFEADLKYLKEKVSAGADFIITQLFFEADTFFHFVKACSEIGITCPILPGIFPIQGYHSLRQLVKLSKLEVPQQIKDVIEPIKDNDAAIRNYGIEQAVSLCQELLTSGLVPGLHFYTLNREMATTEVLKRLGMWIEDPRRPLPWAVSAHPKRREEDVRPIFWASRPKSYIYRTQEWDEFPNGRWGNSSSPAFGELKDYYLFYLKSKSPREELLKMWGEELTSEESVFEVFARYLSGEPNQHGYKVTCLPWNDEPLAAETSLMKEELLRVNRQGILTINSQPNINGKPSSDPIVGWGPSGGYVFQKAYLEFFTSRETVGALLQVLKKYELRVNYHIVDVKGENITNAPELQPNAVTWGIFPGREIIQPTVVDPVSFMFWKDEAFALWIEQWGKLYEEESPSRMIIQYIHDNYFLVNLVDNEFPLDNCLWQVVEDTFELLKGPSPEREAEAV, encoded by the exons ATGGTGAAGGAGCCCAGAGGGGACGGGGACGGCGGTCCCACTCCCCGCTCGGAgggcagcagcagcggcagcgaGAGCTCCAAGGATAGTTCGAGATGTTCCACGCCGGGGCTGGACCCTGAGCGCCACGAGAGACTCAGGGAGAAGATGAGGCGGAGGATGGAATCCGGTGACAGGTGGTTCTCCTTGGAGTTCTTTCCTCCTCGGACTGCTGAGGGAGCGGTCAACCTCATCTCGAG GTTTGATCGGATGGGGGCAGGTGGCCCCCTCTTCATAGATGTGACCTGGCACCCGGCAGGGGACCCTGGCTCAGACAAGGAGACGTCCTCCATGATGATTGCCAGCACCGCCGTGAACTACTGTGGCCTGGAGACCATCCTGCACATGACCTGCTGCTGTCAGAGCCGGGAGCAGATCACAGGCTATCTGCACAAGGCCAAGCGGCTGGGCCTGAAGAACATCTTGGCGCTGAGGGGAG ACCCCGTGGGCGACcagtgggaagaggaggaaggaggcttCAGCTATGCCGCGGACTTGGTGAGGCACATCCGAAGCGAGTTTGGGGACTACTTTGACATCTGTGTGGCAG GTTACCCCAAAGGCCACCCCGACGCAGGGAGCTTTGAGGCCGACCTGAAGTACTTGAAGGAGAAGGTATCCGCAGGAGCCGACTTCATCATCACCCAGCTTTTCTTTGAGGCTGACACATTCTTCCACTTTGTTAAGGCTTGCAGCGAGATAGGCATAACCTGCCCCATCCTCCCCGGAATCTTTCCTATTCAG GGCTACCACTCCCTTCGGCAGCTCGTGAAACTGTCCAAGCTGGAGGTACCGCAGCAGATCAAAGATGTGATTGAGCCAATCAAAGACAATGATGCTGCGATCCGTAACTATGGCATCGAGCAGGCTGTGAGCCTGTGCCAGGAGCTTCTGACCAGTGGCTTGGTGCCAGGCCTCCACTTCTACACCCTCAACCGCGAGATGGCCACCACAGAGGTGCTGAAGCGCCTGGGCATGTGGATCGAGGACCCCAG gcgtcccctaccCTGGGCTGTCAGTGCCCACCCCAAGCGCAGGGAGGAAGATGTACGCCCCATTTTCTGGGCCTCCAGACCAAAGAGTTACATCTACCGTACACAAGAGTGGGATGAGTTCCCCAATGGCCGCTG GGGCAACTCCTCCTCTCCAGCCTTCGGGGAGCTGAAGGACTACTACCTCTTCTACCTGAAGAGCAAGTCCCCGAGGGAGGAGCTACTGAAGATGTGGGGGGAGGAGCTGACCAGTGAAGAAAGTGTCTTTGAAGTCTTTGCTCGCTACCTCTCGGGAGAGCCCAACCAGCACGGCTACAAG GTGACTTGCCTGCCCTGGAATGACGAGCCCTTGGCGGCCGAGACCAGCCTGATGAAGGAGGAGCTGCTGCGAGTGAACCGGCAGGGCATCCTCACCATCAACTCCCAGCCCAACATTAACGGGAAACCATCCTCTGACCCCATCGTGGGCTGGGGCCCCAGTGGGGGCTATGTCTTCCAGAAG GCCTACTTGGAGTTCTTCACTTCCCGCGAGACGGTGGGGGCGCTTCTGCAGGTGCTGAAGAAGTATGAGCTCCGGGTTAATTACCACATCGTGGACGTGAAG ggTGAAAACATCACCAATGCGCCTGAGCTGCAGCCCAATGCCGTCACTTGGGGCATCTTCCCGGGGCGGGAGATCATCCAGCCTACAGTGGTAGACCCTGTCAGCTTCATGTTCTGGAAG GATGAAGCCTTCGCCCTGTGGATCGAGCAGTGGGGCAAGCTGTATGAGGAGGAGTCCCCGTCCCGCATGATCATCCAGTACATCCACGACAACTACTTCCTGGTCAACCTGGTGGACAATGAGTTTCCGCTGGACAACTGCCTGTGGCAAGTGGTGGAAGACACGTTTGAACTTCTCAAGGGGCCCTCaccagagcgagaggcagaggcCGTATGA
- the MTHFR gene encoding methylenetetrahydrofolate reductase isoform X1 codes for MDQPPPGVLPATVRCSRLGLWTLEAGRVGFSVPPSISRSPAMVKEPRGDGDGGPTPRSEGSSSGSESSKDSSRCSTPGLDPERHERLREKMRRRMESGDRWFSLEFFPPRTAEGAVNLISRFDRMGAGGPLFIDVTWHPAGDPGSDKETSSMMIASTAVNYCGLETILHMTCCCQSREQITGYLHKAKRLGLKNILALRGDPVGDQWEEEEGGFSYAADLVRHIRSEFGDYFDICVAGYPKGHPDAGSFEADLKYLKEKVSAGADFIITQLFFEADTFFHFVKACSEIGITCPILPGIFPIQGYHSLRQLVKLSKLEVPQQIKDVIEPIKDNDAAIRNYGIEQAVSLCQELLTSGLVPGLHFYTLNREMATTEVLKRLGMWIEDPRRPLPWAVSAHPKRREEDVRPIFWASRPKSYIYRTQEWDEFPNGRWGNSSSPAFGELKDYYLFYLKSKSPREELLKMWGEELTSEESVFEVFARYLSGEPNQHGYKVTCLPWNDEPLAAETSLMKEELLRVNRQGILTINSQPNINGKPSSDPIVGWGPSGGYVFQKAYLEFFTSRETVGALLQVLKKYELRVNYHIVDVKGENITNAPELQPNAVTWGIFPGREIIQPTVVDPVSFMFWKDEAFALWIEQWGKLYEEESPSRMIIQYIHDNYFLVNLVDNEFPLDNCLWQVVEDTFELLKGPSPEREAEAV; via the exons ATGGACCAGCCACCACCTGGGGTTCTCCCAGCCACAGTCCGCTGCTCCCGCCTAGGACTGTGGACTCTGGAGGCCGGCAGGGTCGGGTTCTCAGTGCCACCCTCCATCAG CAGGAGCCCGGCCATGGTGAAGGAGCCCAGAGGGGACGGGGACGGCGGTCCCACTCCCCGCTCGGAgggcagcagcagcggcagcgaGAGCTCCAAGGATAGTTCGAGATGTTCCACGCCGGGGCTGGACCCTGAGCGCCACGAGAGACTCAGGGAGAAGATGAGGCGGAGGATGGAATCCGGTGACAGGTGGTTCTCCTTGGAGTTCTTTCCTCCTCGGACTGCTGAGGGAGCGGTCAACCTCATCTCGAG GTTTGATCGGATGGGGGCAGGTGGCCCCCTCTTCATAGATGTGACCTGGCACCCGGCAGGGGACCCTGGCTCAGACAAGGAGACGTCCTCCATGATGATTGCCAGCACCGCCGTGAACTACTGTGGCCTGGAGACCATCCTGCACATGACCTGCTGCTGTCAGAGCCGGGAGCAGATCACAGGCTATCTGCACAAGGCCAAGCGGCTGGGCCTGAAGAACATCTTGGCGCTGAGGGGAG ACCCCGTGGGCGACcagtgggaagaggaggaaggaggcttCAGCTATGCCGCGGACTTGGTGAGGCACATCCGAAGCGAGTTTGGGGACTACTTTGACATCTGTGTGGCAG GTTACCCCAAAGGCCACCCCGACGCAGGGAGCTTTGAGGCCGACCTGAAGTACTTGAAGGAGAAGGTATCCGCAGGAGCCGACTTCATCATCACCCAGCTTTTCTTTGAGGCTGACACATTCTTCCACTTTGTTAAGGCTTGCAGCGAGATAGGCATAACCTGCCCCATCCTCCCCGGAATCTTTCCTATTCAG GGCTACCACTCCCTTCGGCAGCTCGTGAAACTGTCCAAGCTGGAGGTACCGCAGCAGATCAAAGATGTGATTGAGCCAATCAAAGACAATGATGCTGCGATCCGTAACTATGGCATCGAGCAGGCTGTGAGCCTGTGCCAGGAGCTTCTGACCAGTGGCTTGGTGCCAGGCCTCCACTTCTACACCCTCAACCGCGAGATGGCCACCACAGAGGTGCTGAAGCGCCTGGGCATGTGGATCGAGGACCCCAG gcgtcccctaccCTGGGCTGTCAGTGCCCACCCCAAGCGCAGGGAGGAAGATGTACGCCCCATTTTCTGGGCCTCCAGACCAAAGAGTTACATCTACCGTACACAAGAGTGGGATGAGTTCCCCAATGGCCGCTG GGGCAACTCCTCCTCTCCAGCCTTCGGGGAGCTGAAGGACTACTACCTCTTCTACCTGAAGAGCAAGTCCCCGAGGGAGGAGCTACTGAAGATGTGGGGGGAGGAGCTGACCAGTGAAGAAAGTGTCTTTGAAGTCTTTGCTCGCTACCTCTCGGGAGAGCCCAACCAGCACGGCTACAAG GTGACTTGCCTGCCCTGGAATGACGAGCCCTTGGCGGCCGAGACCAGCCTGATGAAGGAGGAGCTGCTGCGAGTGAACCGGCAGGGCATCCTCACCATCAACTCCCAGCCCAACATTAACGGGAAACCATCCTCTGACCCCATCGTGGGCTGGGGCCCCAGTGGGGGCTATGTCTTCCAGAAG GCCTACTTGGAGTTCTTCACTTCCCGCGAGACGGTGGGGGCGCTTCTGCAGGTGCTGAAGAAGTATGAGCTCCGGGTTAATTACCACATCGTGGACGTGAAG ggTGAAAACATCACCAATGCGCCTGAGCTGCAGCCCAATGCCGTCACTTGGGGCATCTTCCCGGGGCGGGAGATCATCCAGCCTACAGTGGTAGACCCTGTCAGCTTCATGTTCTGGAAG GATGAAGCCTTCGCCCTGTGGATCGAGCAGTGGGGCAAGCTGTATGAGGAGGAGTCCCCGTCCCGCATGATCATCCAGTACATCCACGACAACTACTTCCTGGTCAACCTGGTGGACAATGAGTTTCCGCTGGACAACTGCCTGTGGCAAGTGGTGGAAGACACGTTTGAACTTCTCAAGGGGCCCTCaccagagcgagaggcagaggcCGTATGA